In the Microplitis mediator isolate UGA2020A chromosome 5, iyMicMedi2.1, whole genome shotgun sequence genome, tattattattattattattattattattattattattattattattattattattatattattattattattattattattattattattattattattattattattattattattattattattattattattattattattattattattattattattattattattattattattattattattattattattattattattattattattattattattattattattattattattattattattattattattattattattattattattattattattattattattattattattattattattattattattattattattattattattattattattattattattattattattattattattattattattattattattattattataattattattattattattattattattattattattattattattgattattattattattattattattattattattattattatattattattattattattattattattattattattattattattattattattattattattatattattattattattattattattattattattattattattattattattattattattattattattattatta is a window encoding:
- the LOC130668403 gene encoding LOW QUALITY PROTEIN: glycosyltransferase-like protein gnt13 (The sequence of the model RefSeq protein was modified relative to this genomic sequence to represent the inferred CDS: inserted 1 base in 1 codon): NNNNNNNNNNNNNNNNNNNNNNNNNNNNNNNNNNNNNNNNNNNNNNNNIXNNNNNNNNNNNNNNNNNNNNNNNNNNNNNNNNNNNNNNNNNNNNNNNNN